In Malus sylvestris chromosome 2, drMalSylv7.2, whole genome shotgun sequence, the genomic stretch TGGCGCAATCCTGAAATTAGTATGGTAGATACCTTATGTGGTCTATTAGGATGACCGACAGTCGATGgctagctctgataccaaactgaagCAATTCAACTTACACTGGGGGGGTTCTAATTGGAAGGATTTGAATTCCAAATTTCATGTCATGATACTAAGTTAAAGTATATTGTATTACCATTATTCTAAAAAGCTTTAACTattaagtgaaaaatgaaaCTGGTATACAATGCTATACTAAGCACCTAGACCTAAAATGTATGAGAATCTCCACTAGCACCACAAAACTAGTTCAAACTTTCTTTTAAAACTACGTATGGGATCAACTCAAAATACGCATAAGTAATCTGTGCTACACcataaagaacaaaaagaaataagtaCTCACAATCGAGTTAAATAAAACTTCACTTTTTTTACTGGTCCCTCAGTGATGACAGTTCCCTTAGCCACATCCAATCCCATATCTTTCAATGCATTCATCTGTCCTCATTTAAACAAAGGTACTGTTGGAAATTAATCTAATCCAGCCTCTTTAGTattctatttttaatttaagCAACTTAGTTGTAAAAGCTAACagctagttttttttattttattttaaatatccTTGTCTATTGTGTAAAGCCATCTCACACTAGACACACGTATGTCTCAGATTAGAAGTGAGGTATATGGCTTAGATGAACAATAGCACAATTATAATTTAAAGGACAATGTACCTAAGGTTGTAGCTAGATAAGGATGAATGTAAGGGAATGAATCAATCAATGAAATCACCTAGAGGAGCAGCTATGATTTGCTTACTCTAAAATTCTCTAAAAACATTCTCCGAAATTCTTTTTGTTCTTTACCTTTTTCTTTCATAAGTTTTTACCATAATCCATCATGGCCTCAAAGCCTGGTTTCGATATGTGAACTAAGAGTCTATAAAGTTGTGAACTTTAGGGAATTTCCAACGAGAAAAACCttagaaatcaaatttttttccttGTGAGCGATGGCTGGAACAGCTGGCAATGACCTGAAAGCTCCAATCTTTCAAGGTGAAAACTATGACTTTTGGAGAATAAGGATGATAACCATTCTCTCAAGTCTCATGATCTTTGAGATTTGGTGGACAAGGGGTATGTAACCCCAGCTGTGAAAGAAACTCTCACGAAGGATGCTAAAGCTCTTGGCTTTATTCAGGGTGCAGTCTCCAACATCATATTTTCGAGGATTGCAAATGAAGAAACAAACAAAGGAGCATGGGAGATTCTTCAAGAGGAATACAAGGGTGATAAAAAGGTTAGAAGAATGAAACTTACCTTTGTTAGACGTGAATTTGAGTACACTAGGATGAGGGAAAATGAACCACTTAAGGATTATCTTGTTAGACTATTTGATATTGTGAATCAAATGAAGAACTATGGTGAAGAACTCACAAATCAAAGATTAGTGCAAAAGCTACTTATTAGTCTAACAAAGTCCTATGATAACATTGTGTCACTTATTGAAGAAACTAAGGATACATATGTAATCAGCGTTCAAAAAGTGACCGCATCACTAAGAGTAGTTGAGCAAATGCTAGAAATGCATGCAGTAGATGATATGTCTACTAATAGGACCTTTCAATCACTTAATATTGGTGAGAAGAACTATAACCGTAGTGGATAGTCAAGTAATAGTCAAAAGGAGAAGAAACCATGGAAAGGAAAAACAAGAAATGGGAGAACAAGGGTGGTAGTCCTGCAAAACCAAATACCATTGAGGGAACCCATAAAATAGCTTGTAAGATATGTGATAAATTGCACTATGATGCTTACTAGATCAAGGGGAAAACCCAACTGTCACAAATGTGAAGGGTTTGGTCATCTAGCTAAAGATTGCAACAGTGGTAGAAGAAACCAATAGGTGTAATATGCAAACCAAGTTGATGAGGAAGAGGCTAATGTCACATCCTAGACTCGGTTCcgtcatagcacgatattgtcctctttgggccccagccacgccctcatggttttgtttctaggaacacACTAGTTTCGAATTCCATTGGAACTcaaaagttaagcgagttcgagcgagagcattcccaggatggatgacctactgggaagttctcacagattgtaagatcccacatcgaccaatggagaggggatgatgtgccttatatgtacatgctcccctccctatagcactaagccttttgggaactcactggcttcgaattccatcggaactccaaagttaagtgagttcgggcaagagcaatcctaggatgggtgacccactgggaagttctcatctgagttcccagaaacaaaaccgtgagggcgtggtcggggcccaaaatggACAATATCATTCTACGACGAAGCCAAgtctgggatgtgacataatggtattagagccactctACCGTTCGGTACGGATGTGTCGACGAGGACACCCGATTCCCCTTAagtggggtggattgtaagatccaaCATTGACCAatagagagggggtgatgtACCTTATATGCACAGGCTCCCCTTCCTATAACACAAGGTTTCTtgagaactcactggcttcggattccatcggaactccgaagttaagcgagcgAGAACAAtcctaagatgggtgacccactgggaagttctcgtctgagtttccagaaacaaatcCACgaaggaatggtaagcccaaagcggacaatatcgtgttacgatgGAGTCAATACTGGGATGTGACACTAATGTGTTCTTTACATGTAGTGCTACAACAATATAAGGAAATGAGATTGTGGTATATAGACAGTGGTTATAGCTACCACATGACAGCACATATGTCTTTACTCATTGATTTGCATACAACCTATACTGGCAGAGTTAAAATGGGGAATGGAAACATAGTGGATATTGTTGGTAGAGGAACCCTGATTATAGTAATTAAGAAAGGGAAAAGATACATCAGATAAGTGATGTTGGTACCTGGCTTGGAAGAAAACCTACTCAGTGTAGGACAAATGATGGAACATGAGTATTTCTTGCTTTTTGGTGATGATGTGGTTGAAATCTATGATGACAAGACCCTGCAGAATCTTGTCTCTAAAGTTGAAATGAAGAAAACAGAAGCTTTCCCGTATTGCTGAGATTTCTTGAGAATCTTGCAATGAAAACAATAGTGAATGAGTTTTCTTGGTTATGGCACAAGAGACTAGGCCACCTTAACTTTCAAAGTTTGAAAACTATGCAGAACCAACAAATGGTTCTTAGCCtacctgaaatcaaagaaactAGTGTGAAGTGTGTGAATGAACTACCTTGGAAAAATAACACAGAAGCTAATTTCCAACTGGTCAAGCATGAAGAGCATTAGTGCCCTTGTAATTGATCCATAGTGACGTTTGTGGTCCAATGAAGATTGCTACACTTGGTGGTAACatatattttctgatttttgtaAATGACCATTCCAGAATGTGTTGGGTTTATATGTTGAGAAAGAAATTAGAAATATTCAGTGTTAAAAAGTTTCAGATGCTTGTGGAAAGACAAAGTGGAATGAAGATTAAAAGGTTGAGAAGTGATAGGGGATGAGAGTACACATCCTTGGAATTTGACAAGTTCTGTAAGATTATTAGACTAAAGAAACAGTTGACGGTTGGGTATACTCCACAGCAAAATGGAGTAGCTGAGAGGAAGAACATGACAGTTGTGGAAATGGCTAAATCAATGTTGCATGATAAGATGATACCATACCATTTTTTGGGAGAATCAGTTTGCACTGCAGTCTATATACTCAACAGGTGTCCTACAAAAGCTATTGACAACTTAACACATTTTGAAGCTTATAGTGGAAGAAAGCCATATGTGAAGCATTTAAAAGTGTTTGGTTCAATCTGTTATGCTCATGTCCCTACTCAATTAAGACATAAACTAGAATAATGCAGCAACAAGTGTGTCTTTGTGGGATATATAAGATGTGAAAAAGGTTATAAGCTTTTCaatttcaaaacaaagaaaGTGATATTTTCCAGGGATATAGTATTCAAAGACAGTGCTCATTGGGATTGCGATAAACAAGTTGAATCAAATGTATACATACCACTGTCACTTGAAGATCAATAGACAAATGCTGAGTTTGAAGGGGATCATTCTAGTGAAATGGTCATGTAACACCAGTGCAATCTCCATTTGTACAACATTCACAATCTCAGTCCTCTCAATCATCTCAATCttcacattctccacaagagaGTGGAAATGTACAGGTCTCAAGTTCTCAAGAAACCACCCCAAGTTCAACTCCAATAAAGATGAGAAATCTGAATGAGATATATCCAACTTGTAATTTCTGTCAATTGGAACCAGAAGATTCCAATGAAGCTATGAATAAGGTTGCTTGGAAGAAAGCAATGCAGGATGAAATCACTATCATTAAGAAGAATGCCACTTTGGAACTAACTGAGGGACCAAGTGAGAAACCTGTTATAGGGGTAAAGTGGgtttacaaaacaaaattgaacttGGATGGATTTGTGCAGAAGAACAAGGCTAGGTTGGTTGCAAAAGGCTACTCACAGCAACCTGGGGTAGATTTCAATGAGACATTTGCCCCAGTTGCTAGATTATACACCATTAGGACCCTTATTGCTCTTGCAGCACAAAAAGGGTGGAAATTACACCAATTGGACGTTAAATCAGTTTTCCTAATTGGATATTG encodes the following:
- the LOC126602994 gene encoding uncharacterized mitochondrial protein AtMg00820-like, which produces MRNLNEIYPTCNFCQLEPEDSNEAMNKVAWKKAMQDEITIIKKNATLELTEGPSEKPVIGVKWVYKTKLNLDGFVQKNKARLVAKGYSQQPGVDFNETFAPVARLYTIRTLIALAAQKGWKLHQLDVKSVFLIGY